The DNA window TGGTCAGGGTCCTCCTATCCGTGGGGGCGAAGGAGCCCGGAGGCTACGCCGTGGTGGTCAGGGCAGTGGAGACGAGGGACTTCATGACCGTGAAGCCGACCCCGGTCCCGCGGGAAACGCTCAGGAGGATCGCCTCAAGGGTGATGGAGGACCCGCGCGTGGGGCTGGTCTGTTACGACCTGACCTCGAAGCCGCCCGCGACGGTGGAGTTCGAGTAGAGATAAAAGGGCGGAGGAAGAGGGCAGTTTATTTATACCTGATCCCAAATTATGCTCCCGTTAGGCTCTCGATGGCCGTACCGGATACGCAAAATAGAGTCGGGCACAGCTACAAACCGCAGACCCGGCAGAGCGGAGGGAAACTGTATGGAGATCCCCGTCGTCTTCCTAGGGGGGCAGTACAACCACCTGATAGTCAGGGCACTCAAGGAACTCGGCGTCTCTAGCAGGCTGGTCATGCCGAGGATCACACTCGATGAACTAGGGGGGGTGGACGGGCTGGTCATGGGCGGCGGCCCCTTCAGCGTCAACGACGGGATGGAGAGGTTCGGCAACCTCCCGGAGATCGTGGAAAGGGCGGAGTTCCCGGTGCTTGGGATATGCCTATCGCACCAGCTGATCGGAAAACTGATGGGAGGGGAGGTCGTGAGAGGGAGGAGGCCCGAGTACGGGAAGACGGTCGTGAGGGTGCTCGAGGAGGACGAGATCCTCAGGGGCGTCGGGAAAGAGTTCGTGGCGTGGGCTTCTCACAACGACGAGGTGAGGAGGACGGGGCAGGAGAGGTTCGAGGTCCTCGCCGAGAGCGACTGCTGCGGGGTCGAGGCTCTGAGGGCGAGGGGGAGGCCCGTGTTCGGGGTCCAGTTCCACGTGGAGGTCGCGGACACGCCGAGGGGGATGGACATACTCAGGAACTTTGTCGGGATATGCAGGAACTGGAAAGGGCATTAAGGAAGAGAGCAAGCCCCATCCACGGCAGAGGGGTTGAAGTGAACTTTGACGTAATCCCGGGATGGGATAAAAACAAAAAGCAAAAAATAAGAGACAGAAGTGGGCGCACTAGCTCCCGTCTGTGGTCTGGATTCGAAGCCTCAGCTCGTCTATCGAGATCTGGAAGGGCGGCACACCCGCCATCTGCGAGCTGATCCTTATTTTAACGACCGAACCACTCACATAGTCGCTGAAATCCCCCGCTGGTACGGGCACGCTAACCGTTTCGTATTCGTAACCTGGGGAGTCGTAAGTTATGGTACCGATTTTGACCCAACTTGAGGCGCGGTAATTGAATATTTCGAAATTATATTGCACCGGGGTATAGTTGAAGCTGTAGACCATCGAAAATTCCATAGAGGTTATCTTCTCCGGGTCAATGTCTGGACTCAGCATGTACTCGAATTTTGAGTCGAGAGTTTGTGTAACGGTCGTCGTAACCACCGCGACATTCAGGTACTTGAAGTTGACCTGCGAATTGTCTTCTCCAGCCAGGTGCTGGGTATCAATTGCAAATTTGTAGACCCCGTTTTTAATAATATCAGGGCTCGGCTGGGGGACGATCATCACAATATCACTCCAGTTTGGACGGCTCACGTTTACAAACAGATAGCCATTGTTTCCCGAAGTTATGTACTGACCGCTCGTCCAGTTATAGAACTTGACTTCCATATAGTTCGGAGTCGGGACTATTTGTAGTTCCATCTGCAGGATCAACCGTTCTGCGTATTCGACCCCAACGCTTCCGCCGTAGACAACTCGCAGATAGAGATCTTGATTTTTGAGCTTTTCATTTGAGTGCCAAAGGAAGTCGTTTATTTTGGTTACATTCTTGCATTCATCTATTATTGGCGATACGCCGTTTGTCGCATTATAGAGTGTCTCCTGAGCGGAGATCGGGATCGAGTTGATATCGACCTCCTGCAAGGAATCGTCAAAGCTGAGATCATAAACCGTTCCGTTGTATTCGGCCCTGTAAGGCTTGAGCACATAGGTCGTGAGGGTGATCCCGGGGGTCGGCTCGGTGACTGCGCCGGAATCGTTCATCACGAGTAACGACGACACGGCTCCTTCAGTCGTGATCACCTTGACCACAACGGGTTCTGCGATGTCAACGCCGGGGGTCGAGTCTATCACTTTCGTTTCACCCGGCAGAATAGCTACGGGAGGTATGGGGGCGGTCCAGTTGAGACTGCCGTAGATTGATTCAAAATACAGAGAGTCTACCACGGCCACCGTCGACCCCCTGTTGATCACGTATACATAAATCCTACCGTTTTCTGGAGTCACCTTGACAATCCTGACGTCCTCCAGAACCTGGTTTACATCGGACTGGGGTAACCCCTGCAGACTGAAAGCCGACCAGAGGACTGCTGCCGAACTGATCGCCACCGCTGTAAGGAGGATCGCCCCCACGATGACGGAGGTACCCCTCCTGCTGTTAAACACAATGCTTCACCTGACTATAAATAAAGCTCACCGCTATTTAATAATTTTGTAGAATGTCATTCAGAAATAAATTTCAAAATTTTGAAATTCTATGAATTGTATTACTGTAAATACAAACAAACTGTCACAGACGTCCAAACCGGAAATCATTAAAAAATACTATAGATTAAATATAAGGGAGTGCGAAAAATAATACACGGTGCGTCCCTTGTCAAAAGGAGTCAGCGAGATTGTTGCGACCGTGCTTATGATACTGCTGGTGAGCACCATCGGCATAAGCGTCTTCCTTTACAGCATGGGTTACTTCTCAGGAATCACATCGGCGAGGTACGAGGAGAACAGGGCGGAGATCAACGCGATAAGGGAGAACTTCAGGATAGTCGACGCGATAATCAGCAACGGGACCGGCTCCTGCGATGCGAGGTTCGCCGTCTACAACTACGGGGACGTCAGGGTCGACCTGGCGGGCATGTACATCAATGGACGGCAGTTCACCGCCGAAAGGAAGAGCGTCGAGCCCTACCAGACCGTCTGGTTCAACGGGACCTACAGCACAACGGTCCCGGGCGAGGTCTTCCGCGCGAGGATCGTGAGCATGAAGGGGACGGCTTACGACGAGGTCTTTTACTTTAATGGGTGAGCTTTTGGGGGTTTTGAGGATCGATGTATAAAGGCAGAAGAACCGGACGGAGGAAGGGCGTCAGCACCGTAATAGGGATGGCGATATTTCTAATCATATTCGCGATGGCTGCATCATACACGTTCATCTGGACCCAGTACTTCGCGGACTACAGCAGTGCGGTAAAGACCCAGATCGAGTCGCAACAGCTTCGGGGCTCCGAGAGGCTGGTTGTGGAAGTGAACATGAACGGCAGCAGCTATTGGCTGAACGTCAGCAACCCTACGGCGCAGGTGGCCGTTGTGACGCAGGTCTGGAGCAACCACCAGTATCAGACGGGAGAGTGGGGGATCCCGGCCTTCGGGTGGACCAGGATAAACGTAACCCCGGCGATTAGCAACCCTGACGGGAATTTCAAGGTCGTGACGCTGCGGGGCAATATCTTTGAGGGGACCTACTCACCACCGGGGACAGAGGTCGCGGGGAGGTGGAGGCTGGTCTGGTACAACGGGTCGGGCGTACTCGGTACGAGCTATATGGGCTCCCTGAACCTGCGCTGGTACAAGGAGGTGGGGAGTATCACAGGCGCTACCGGCTTCAACGCGAGCGCCAGGGTGGTCGCGCTGAATGAGACCGCGTACATCTTGATCAAGGCCCCGCTTGCAGAGAGCGTGCAGGTAAACGTATCGGTCAATGGCGAGGAGCGAACCAAAGCACCGATATTGGTCATCACGGGTCTGATCCCGTGGAAGGCATACGAGCTAAACGTAAGCGTCTGGACGGAGAACCTGGTCGACATGGATCTTTCAGTGAGCTTCATCGGCTTGGACTTCGCCAATTAGTTTTCTAATATTTTTCGAGTTTTCCCCGATTTTGGAGGGTGCACGAGCGACCCAAAAGCTGAGTCGTGCAATACATCCTTTGCCAGGCTCTTAAAAGCAGGAGGACAAGATAAGATAACCTTTTACGTGACCAGAAGATCAAAAGCACGGCGTGGCACCTCGTGAGCGGTCGGGCGACGCCGAACCCTAAAATCTTTGACGTGAGACTAGGCGAAGACGGTGAGCTTTTTTGTTTATTTCCGAATAATCGTCCGGCTGGCAATGGGCGAGAAATGAAGGAAAAAAGTATAAAAAATAAAAAACGGGTCGATTTTATCAGGAAGCGACTGCGGTGAACTCAAGGATCGTGCCATCGGTGCATACGAAGCGGACCGTGTATCCTGTTCCGGGGGTAATTGTTGATTGTGTAGCATTTACATTAACCTTTGCTACGGCTCCTGGAGCAATTGATGTTGTATTCGCTAAAGTTGCGTTAACCCCGCCTATGTAACAAGTTGATATGGTCACAGATTTTGTTCCAATGTTCCTGACGTACACATTCAATGTTTTGTTCGAGGCATCGAATGTGTAAGCATCGTAGGTCAACTGCCCTTGCTGTCCGCTCGGGTTTGTCGAGGTACCGATGAAACCCATGACGAAGCTGTAGGTTACGACCGCAGCAGCGACGGCAATCACGATCAGAAGCAACGTGGCGATGATGGGAGAAACTCCCTTCTTGCTCTTCGGTAGTTTAAAATTCATTAGTTTTCCTCCTTTGTTTTTTATTGTATATATACTTTCACTAATCAGTATATAAGAATTCCTATCCAAAGCAACATCTATATAAGCTGTGCAACAATTGAATTGTGCAACAGATGACCAAAAATGGCGCAAAGTGGCGTCTACGCCCTCGTGCTCGAGATACCCCAACGGACAGGGCTTTCAGCCGGAAAGAGGCGCTTCGAGATCCCGCAAGGCACCTGCGTCTACTGCGGCTCGGCGATGGGACCGGGCGGGGTGGAGGCCAGGGTCGCGAGGCACCTGAGACGCTTTTTCTCTTCAGGCGACGGCGTGAGCCGACCGCACTGGCACGTTGACGGGCTGCTCGCAGTCGCATCATCGGTCACGGCGGTTTCAGCCTACACCAACGCAAGGATGGAGTGCACGCTG is part of the Candidatus Methanosuratincola sp. genome and encodes:
- a CDS encoding GMP synthase subunit A, whose product is MEIPVVFLGGQYNHLIVRALKELGVSSRLVMPRITLDELGGVDGLVMGGGPFSVNDGMERFGNLPEIVERAEFPVLGICLSHQLIGKLMGGEVVRGRRPEYGKTVVRVLEEDEILRGVGKEFVAWASHNDEVRRTGQERFEVLAESDCCGVEALRARGRPVFGVQFHVEVADTPRGMDILRNFVGICRNWKGH
- a CDS encoding archaellin/type IV pilin N-terminal domain-containing protein; protein product: MDRNSYILISESIYTIKNKGGKLMNFKLPKSKKGVSPIIATLLLIVIAVAAAVVTYSFVMGFIGTSTNPSGQQGQLTYDAYTFDASNKTLNVYVRNIGTKSVTISTCYIGGVNATLANTTSIAPGAVAKVNVNATQSTITPGTGYTVRFVCTDGTILEFTAVAS
- a CDS encoding GIY-YIG nuclease family protein; this encodes MAQSGVYALVLEIPQRTGLSAGKRRFEIPQGTCVYCGSAMGPGGVEARVARHLRRFFSSGDGVSRPHWHVDGLLAVASSVTAVSAYTNARMECTLAKALGSLGMEPVRGFGNTDCREGCSSHLLCTRLGGSEAVHQVTAAMRGMGLEPSVSETFVREKGA